In Lachnospiraceae bacterium, the DNA window TAGAGAGGCTGGGCATTTCCAAAAGCCGGTGTATCAAATATACACTCGGTTCCGTCCAGAAAGCATACACCCAGATATTCCGTAGTTCCAATAACCATAAAAAGGGGACAATACTTTCCACTGACCAGGCTGGGGGGCGTTTTTCGCTTGCCGCTCCAGAAGATGACCTCCACATAGAGCACCGCCCGGTTTTCATCTGTTCCAATCATGCCGTATTCTCCTCTTATCCCACAATGGTGGTTTCCTGGATAGCCAGATTATCGTAATCCATGGCGATCAGCTTTTCAGCGGCCTGTGGGGTACACATAAACCAGGTGCTCATGCCCCAGGCATCCATCCTTGTAACCGTGAAGAAGTCGGTTTCGGTGGGAGTCGGATTTCTTGCGTCAAGATAGTGGTCGGAGTAGAGGTACACCAGATCTACCTCCCGCTCCGGCAGCCACTTGGCCCGGCGCGCACGGGGCTTTCCGTTTTTCAGCGTCTTTTCCCTGGGGTTCTCGAACCACGCCAGCTCCTTGAGTTTCAGGCCAGTGAAGGCATCCATCAGCCGCTGGGCAATCTCCCGGTGGGTGAACACCCCACAGTTCCAGGAGCCCATGAGCCATGTCATGATAAAATCGCCTACCTTGCTTCCGGGTGCGGGCGGCCCATAGACGCTCTCATCCGCCCACATGACCTCTATCTTTTCACATTGATCTGGCCGGGGACAGGACTGCTTGTTGCCGTATCGGTACATGATATTCACATAACCGAAGTCCTTGCCGGTTCGGTCATGGCCGACGGCTTCTATTTTATAAGCAGTGATTGACATTGCAGTTCCACCTCCTGAGCCAGCACAAATCCGCATAGTCCAAGGGAAGAGTCGATGACAAATACCCGGATGTGCTCCCGGTCCATGCGCTCCCGCAGTTCCTCGATACTGCAGCAGGCGGGAAAGCTGTAAGGGATGGTACCGTCCAGCAGGTCTTTATACTGTTCAAAAAAACCGTCCACGGTGATCTCGTCCATACCAAAGAGGATGTTGTCCTGGATCACATTCTCAAACCAGTGGGCCAGCAGGCCGGTGAAGTGAACGGATACTTTCTCTCCGGCCTCGGTCTTGGTATCCATGTGCAGGGAATGGGATTCAAAGTCAGCGCAGTAGCGCAGGACTCTGTTGTCGTGCAGGCCATCAAAAGAGCAAATCAGCGTACTCATAGGGATTCCTCCTCGTCCATGAGCTGCTCCTGGATCTCTTTGGGCAGGTCGTTCCACAAAATATCGTATGTAAAATCCCGAATCTCCGGGTAACACTCCCGTGCGGTCTTTTCCGCAATATCTCTATTCAGGTAGTGCATCTCTTGGTGGAAAAACCAGTTGAGTTTTTCCATCAGCCGATAGAGTCGGATTTGTTCTTCTTGGGTCATGGGATTGCTCCTCCTATTTCAACTTCAGCACAAATCCCCAGATACTCACCACAATCAGGAGGACACCCAGCAGAAAGAAAACCACACGCCGGTATCCTCTGCTGTGGCGGTGGGCATCCCGCGTACCAGTGGGGTCGCAGAGCCAGTTCCAGTTGCGGATCGCCCCAATTAAAATCACGGCTCCGATGAGCACCGAGGCAATGTACCAATGCTCTTGCAAAAATGCTGTGATCTGTTCGATGTTCATTTAGGTTTCCTCCTCGCCTTCGTCGTCGCGTATCACCTCATACCACGCTCCATCTTCTCCGCGCATCTGCATGGTACCATAGGGCAGGTTCAGGAACGGGATAATGTCTGGATCGATGCGGCAGATGTCCCGAATATCATAGAAGCCGCAGTGCAACTCATAGTATTCATCCCCTTCACCGTACACATCGCCCTCGTCCCCAGAGTAGAAGGCCCAACCGCTCTCCCAACCCATATCCTCACGCTCGGGGATCAGCCGGTCCATGATCTGCACCTTACACCCATCCTGGGCGACGCGGTCGGAAGCATAGCAGAACAGGGGACCGTCCCAGTCAGGAATGACAGCCGGTTTTCCTTCCGCTGCCCGTGCCACCCGCTCCTCGGGGTCATCTACAAATTCCGCTTCCAGATACTGCTGAAACCGCTCATCCAGCAGGTGCTCCACACTCTGACGGTTCTTTTCTGTATATGGAAGAAGCAGGTAGGCCGCTTCTTCTTCCGTAGCGCTGTTCCAGACACGGTCTTGCAGCTTGGCCAAGACGATATTCCGGCAATCCCGGCGGTAGACATAGGGGTTGGATCGGTTGTCCTGGGCGTACCACTGAGCAAAACCGGAGCCTCTCCGGTCAAAGAACTGAGTAGACAATTTCCCATCCAGGTTGTCCAGGATGAACACCCGAAGATCAGGCTCCTTTCCGGACTGGACTGCCTCCACTATCTCTCGATACCCGGAGATGAACGGGTTACTCATCTGGCCCCGCTTCATAGCCCAGCCCAGGAAGAAAGCCATCAGATTGCAGGCGTCCAATTCGTCCACTGGCAAGTGAAGCTCCTGGATCTTCTTGATCTGGTCTGCGGCATTGTCCATCTCCGCCGGGTCGTAGCTGATTTTCTCTCGGTCGGTGACCACATTCAGCCGGTGTGGATTGATGACCTCCAGGCTCTCATCTGGGCAGAGGTCCAGCAGGGAATCAGAGCCGTGCTCCAGCTTGTATTGGAGCTCCTCCCAGTAGAGGGGGATCACCTGATAGAAGTTGACCTCCTCGCCGCCCGGCAGACGGCAGAAAAAGGACTCCTCCCCAAACACACCGGGATAGAGCAGGATCTCGCCCCGCAGGTCCGTATTCTCTGCAAAGGGGATGCCATCCTCACCCTCCATAAGTGTAGTTCTGGATTCCAGCCCTACCTCGGGGTCCTCCATGGCGAAGTAGGCGGTGGCCAGCATCATCCGGATGGGCCAGCTCCACTGTTCCTCCCGGCAGTCTGCCTTTGTCAGCTTCCAGTCTCGGGGCAGGTTGATGAGCAGCTCTGCCCGTTCCAGTTTTTCCTCCCGACGCTCCTCCGAGAAATCCATCCGATGCCGGCTCAGGCCCACAGTGACCAGGGTGTAGTAGTCATGTTCCGGTCGAGGCAGGATGACGGCGATCTCCAGAGGGTGATCCGGATCGCTGTCGTCCGTGAGGAGTTGGGTATAGACACCAAAATACTGGTCGATATGTACTTTCACATGGCCGAGGATGTCATCATCGGCAGGGGGGATGGTCTCCCGCCGGATGATCTCCTCCCGCTCTTTCCAATCCAGTTCCAAGGAATTTTCCTCCTCCAGATATTTCTCACAGTCCCGCACCAGCTCTTGGGCATCCGGGTCATCCGGGGCCAGGGACAGCCAGCGTTTTGCGTATTCATAGGCGGTGGCTGCGGAGCTGTATGCCATCAGGCAAGAATAGCCCATCCGGGAGTTCCAGTAAGGGTCGTTCTCTCCCTGGGTGCGGACGGACTCCAGCAGATCAATGGCGTGTCGGATGAGATCCCCGTCCACTTCACCGTCGGTCCCATGCACTCCGTGATTTCCCAGAACCGCCAGGTTGCTGTAAGCCCGACTCAGCTTGACGGTCATCAAATAGCCCCGCTCCTGTTCCGGGATAGCCTCGATGGCCTCAATACATCGTGAGAACTCGTCCGCATCATTCCACTTCTCAATCTGCTCCAGCAGTTTTGTTTCTTCTGTCTGATTCATCATTTCACCGCCTTTTCTGTGTTATCCCTTGCCTTTTTTGAAGTGTCCACTGCCTCGCCAGGTGTTGACCACACAGGTGAAGATCTGGCCGCAGTGCTTGCACTGGATCATGTGAGCCATAGTTTCGTCTGCCCATCCATCCTCAGTCTTTACCTTCTCCAGCGGGCAGGTGGACTCCTCTGCCATCAGTTCAAATTGGCCTTGTCCCACCAACTGCTGAATATAAGCAATACAGGCCAGGTAGTCCTTGGGGGCATCAAATTTTCTCCATGTTTGAATGTTTCGGCAGTGCTCGCACATATAGCAGCGTCTCCTCTCAGGTCTGCTGATGCAGCATGGACACGATATGGCAGTCCGGGCAGAATTCCACATAGAGCGTGCCCTCCGCACAGTCAAACACCATATCCCACTGGATTTGGGCCAGATATTTCATAGGTTTCCCGCAGTGGGGGCAGGTCGTATATTCCGCGTCCTGTACCCAGTTGGCAAAGCCACCCACCGTGTTCACATCCTGGCAGGCCGCACCGTAAAACAGGGGCACAGGCGCTTCGCCCAGCACAAAGGGATTTTCCGTGAGGGCCTTGTAGTCCTCGGGACTGACATAGCAATCCGTCTTCTCCGCTCCGTCAAAGAGTTCGGAGGGGAACACCTCCACGCCGCCATCCAGGGTAAACCGGTTGAAGGCGGGGCCTTTCAAAAATCCCACACAGCTGGGGCAACAGGTGGCAGTCAGGATGCCGTCCAACCCCAGAAATTTCAGACGCTCATCCCGGCCATCCAGCACCAACATATCCACCATACGCCCGCCGCAGTGAGGGCAGGTGTCCTCCCGTGCCCGGCCAATGCGGACGGGAGATTTCTCGCCAGCGGTTCCCTTGACCAAGGAAAAGCAGGTGTCGAAGTTGAGTTGGATTTTCTGGCCCTCCTTGTCGAAGGTCCAGCCGCCGATCTGCGCATAGCTGGATGGGTCTACATAGAGGCCCTTGCGCCAGGGCCGGGGATTTCGCTCCAGCTCCAGCAGAGTCTCCATTGCCTTGTCATCTCCCTGCATAGAAAGGCAACTCATCAGGTTGGAGGCCGCACCGGAATCCTCTGTGGAGAGCAGCTCCTGGATCAGACCATCTCGCACATCGGCGGGAGCGTGATAATAGATCTCACAGGGCCAGAACACCTCTGCGGCCAGTGCCGCCCGCTGGATCTCCGGGGTGATGGCATCATGGTAGCCAAGCAGCTGCCAGAAGTCGGTGAACTCCGGGTCCTCCATATCCGCCAGCCTCTGGATGTTCTGTATCAAGTTTCTTTGTTTTTCGACAATTTGTTCCGGCGTCCAGGCCAGAGCAGCTTGCCGTTCTTGCTCGCACTTACATTTCCAACACAATCCCTCATAACCCAATGGGGTTCCACAGCTGGGGCAGGTATATTTCAGACTCATGTTCTCATACTCCTTTCAGGCAATAAAAAAGCCCCACGCCGCACTGTCATAAAGACAGGCTGACGCAGGACATGAAGAAGCCGCGTTGAAGGAGCCGCATCCACCAGCAGATGTAGTTTCTTCAACAACCAAAATATTTTTTTCGTATCTTAAAGCAGCAAATTGCTGTTCAATATATTTGTTCATAGCGGCACCATTTGTTCTGAGCGTAGTTTTATATCTTATTATATCACAGCACCCCTTCAATGAAAATATTTTGTTGGAAATGCTAATGAAAAATTTTTGTGAATTTGTTAAGGCGCAGGGGCTGTTATCTCCATAGTGTCTGGATGGATCAGAGTGATTACTTTTCCCTGATGCAAGGCATAGTTGACTGTCTGTGCTGTGCCTGAGCGCAGCTTTTTCTGATTATCAAACACACCGATGAGGTACTCTGCATGATCGACCATATAGTAATTCCTTTTTTTATAACTGGAAACATCCGCAGAATGTGAAATAACAATCGAATCGTTTGCGTTTTGGATCAGCTTTTTCAATCTATGTCTACTCTGATCCGGCCATTTAGAGTCATAGCCGATGAAGGGAATTACAACGATAATTTTAATATCCTCGTATCCTGTTTGTGCTCTCAATATTAGAAGCTGTTCTCCAGCCCACATATCCACACCAAGAGCACCGCCGACAAAAAAAGTACGGACAAATTTCTCGTCATGGAGTATGCGAAACTGCTCCAGGAGACATTCTTTCAGCTTTTGGCATAGAGGAGCTTCCTCATTATATCCAAAGCAAAATCTTGTTGGTCTGTGGCCGGTAATGGCACAGGCATACTGATTCATACAAATCACCCTTGATAACTGCCTTGATTACGCATATAAAACAAAAATAACGCAAATAATAATGCGTATAAAGGTTATATTACAAAATTATAACACAACATATACGAAGTATCAAGAATTGCTTTCTGCTATGCTAAAAGAGCAGAGAGGTGAGCGTATGGACGAAGAATTTATCCGCAATCGAATCACAGAATTACGATTGAAAAAAGGCGTTTCAGAATATCAGATGAGCATGGAGTTAGGGCAGAACAGAAGCTATATTCAGGCGATTTCTTCCGGGCGTTCTATGCCGTCTATGAAGCAGTTTCTCAACATCTGTGAGTATTTTGAAATCACGCCGCTTCAATTTTTTGATGCACAGGAGAATAACCCTCAGCTTATCAAGAAGGCTTTAGACGGAATGAGAAAGATGTCAGATGACGATCTGATTATGCTGATTGGTTTTATAAGTCGCTTAAACACAGAAAACTAACGATAGGAGGCAGTAAGCGTCCCGTCGTTAGTTTTTTATTTTATGCGCAGCATATTGTGGCAAGCAATGCTTGTGGCTATCCATTTCGCCACAAACTGCTTGTTGAGGGCAGTGCCCCCAAGCCCCTTTGAACACAGAATTTCATTCTGTGGCTGCGCGTTCTGCGAACACTTTTGACCAGGACCAGCTTATCGCTGGCCGTGGTCTTTTTCTTTTTCAACATCCTGTTCTACCTCCATTTTCAGCACTCGATCCACATTGGCCTTTGCCGTTAAAAGCTCCCGCATTTCTTCACGGGAACGCCGGTACTCGGCATAGGTCTTTTTCTTTTCTTCCAGCAATTTCGCGTACTCCGTCTGCAACTCTTTGACCTTGGGCAGCTTCTTGACTCCCATCTCATCAAAGGCATTCTTAGCAGCCTGGTGGAGCAGAATTTCTTCCTCATGTTCCTCCCGGAATTTCTTAGAGTAGCCGGCCTTGCGGTAGTCCACATAGACCTCACGGGTCTTGGCATAATTTACGATGTGAGTACGCAGAACAGCAATCTCTGCCATGCGCTTTTCAGCCGCCTTGATCTGTGCCGAAAGCTCATTGTGATGTGCCATGGCAGCCGCAGCCTTTTCTTCCAAAACCGCATACTCCAGCAGGTTATGCTCTGATAGGTAGTTCATGGTCTGCGCCATTTGCTTCAGATTGAAAACTTTAGCCCATCGAGCATAGCCAGCACCTTTTCCTGCCTGCAATTTTGCTTGAATGTCCACCAGCAGATTGACCTTCTGCGTCTCTGCCTGTGTAACTATTTTCTTTCGTGGGGTATGCGCTTTCTTCCCGGAGAGAACCGCCTGCAAATCATCTAATCCATATCCTTCGCCCAGGCTGTCCATACGGGCGGCTTTCTCCCAACCGGGGAGCTTCAAGCGATATGATTTCCCGCGTTTTGATACTTCACAGCCGGACTCTTGCAGCAGCTTCAGCAACGCCTCAAAGTCAGTAGGACTTTGTGATAATGCGTTGTCAATCGCTACACGCAGCAGCTCTCGGTGAGAGGGCTTTGCCTGATCGCCCAGCCACTTGTTATAGCTCTTTCCGTGAGGTTTCGGATTCTCCACAATGGACAGTCCGTTTTCGACGCAGATGGTGTCACTTAACTGTCGGACTGCCTTGGTGCTGCCCCAAAAGTTTCGGAATTTCCGGTCATATTCTAAGCTGACCGATGACCAGATAATGTGATTGTGAATGTGCGACTTGTCTATGTGAGTGCAGACCACAAAGGCATGATTACCCTTGGTAAAGCGCTTGGCAAATTCTACGCCCAGCCGGTTGGCTTCTTCCGGAGTGATCTCACCGGGGCGGAAAGACTGGCGCACATGATAGGCAATCACATCGTCCGCACCTCGCACTCGTCCGGTCGCGGCAAGGTACTGTCGCTTTGCCAGAAGGAACTCTGCATCCGCAGTCCGACTGTCACACGCATAGCCGGTAATGAGCCTGCCGTTATCTGTTTTTTGGGGATTGGCCACATAGTCGATGATGTCACTGATCGCCCGACTTTCTGTGCGGCCCTTGCCGACATGAAGCGGCATGATTCTCGTGGTTGCCATAGGTCAGACCTCCTTCCCGAAAAGAAAACGGCCTGCCATAGCAGACCGCTTTCACTATTCTATAAAACTTTCTTCATCGAAAAAATTGAACTCATCATCTTCTAAGTGTCTTGGTGGAAATCTCATTTCATATTGCTCTTGCGCCAATGCACGGACATCAGGCCGCCTATCCTTTAGTCGATTTTTCAGCCAGGACAACTGCTCTTTCGATAGCCTCCATGGAAGATTCAAAAGACGATTCAGTGTCATCAGTTCAGCCTGCTTTTCTGCTGGTAGCGAAGCACAGGATTTACAAATGTGGGATGCATGACCTTTGCCTGAAAATTTTTCGTTGGCTTTGTATTCACCACAAACTTTACAATAGTGTCCATGCTTTTTCATAAGCTGATGCCCTTCTCGCAAAGAACATATAACCTGCGAATTGCTTTCATAATCACATCCCATTCCAAATCAGAAGCATAAGAAAACTTTTTACGGTATGCCTCCCAAAGTTTTTGCATAACCGAATCATTTTCCACTTCGTCAAAAACTTCTTCAGCCTGGTTAAGATACTTCTCCGATCCCCGTTTATGAGCAGTTGCCAGAAGCGCATCATGTAAAATTTTCGGGTTCAGCGTGGTTCCATGCAGCTGTTCTAAAATGTAAATATCGTAGAAATCTCTCATGCGGGTATTGGTTGTGGTTCTGGTAATAATGGTTTCCAGTTTTTCTGCCAGCACAGTTTCTAAATTATAAGCCCAAATATCAATGGAGCGATCTTCCAGCATAAGTTTGAATGAATACCGAACCTCTCTTGGAGTGATTGCATCTCCCGTAGAAATATCAATTTTCAAAGGGGTCACTACACCATCGAATGTTGTACTCATGCTGACACGAATCCCCGGATACTCTGCTTCATCCATAATCTCCGAAATACTTTTCAGCTGAAATTTAACACCATCATCAATCGGAACAGTTACGATTGATGAAATTAGATTCTCAATATCCTCCACATTAACATTAGCTCCTTTTATGGTTGCATCCAAATCCATCGTAGAGCGGGCATCCAATCCAACCATAGCCGCTACCAACATACCACCCTTTAAGATAAACTTATCACGATACTCAGAAAGAGAAATACGCTCCAAAAAACGCTCCATCATGTAGTTCCTCATTAAAATCTGAGCATCTGCGGATTTTTCTCTGGAAAGGTTTCGTATTAAATCTTTAAGCTGCCTTGCTGTTTTTATCATAAAAGTACCTCCAAATACTGTCGTAAAATTTTTTCCACCTTGAACATCCCGGCATATTGCATTAAAGCTCGCAGGTTCTTATCTTTTCTACGGGCATACGCTTTCAGTGCTCCCTGAAAGGTCTGAATTTCAATTCTGCTACGGCTTCTGAGCAAATCACAGATCGTTCGCTCCATATCATAAACCGGCACAGTATGCCCGAACGGAGTTTTCGCTGTTGTAAGTCCTACATCATGTAAGTCTGCTTTAATCGTAAAAACTTGAATGCCTTCTGCTTTCATTTTGCTTGGATTGCATCCAGTTTTGACCGTAACTGTATATTCTATTGGTTCACGGTCTGTCAGATCGTGAAAAAATAAAGCTGTTTCATGTGAAAATACTGCTTGTTCAAATCGCAAATGAAGCAGATACATGGCATCCACCCAGGAATCTTTGGACAGATAAATCCCATGTGCAACTCTATCCAAATCTCGTGAACGCACATAATCATAAAATACCGGCTTTGAAATTCCAGAGGATACGACCTGTGATGTTCGCAGCATTCCTTCTTGTGCTGTTAGCATCTGATCCAGCTGTTCAAATTGTCCCATCATGTCACTTCCTTTCGTACTAATATTATATTCAATATTAGTTCAAAAGTAAAGTCGTGGATATAAAATTCCTTTTCCCAAATTTAACAGACGGTGTCTGGCATTTTTATGGTTTTGCGTATTTTTATCCATAAACCAACTCCTGAATTGCAAATTTCAAACTCTGCACCTTGCCCAGTAGCCAGATTGCAGCCAGTGGCAGCCCCATCGGGCTAATCAAAAATGCCATAACCAGCAAAATCACACCATTCTGCGGGGAATAGGTAATAAGCACAGCCACGCCAAGCAGAGCAATTACAGTGCTGAGCAGACCAAGCACCAGACCGGATATGTAGATCAGCCCCGTGCAGAGCCAGACAAAAAGCGTCAGCACCAAAATGACCGGTGCAGTTATAATCATCAAAAGCCCTTTCAAAATCTTCATGTTATTTCCTCCTTGCAGCGTTCTTGGTATCTTTTCTAATCATATTATCCGGCATGGGCAGGCAAAAGACAAGGATACCGATAAAAAGAAAAAGCGGAGAGAGGAGCAGCGAAGTAATGCCGTTCCTCCCTCCGCAAATGGAGTATCTATCCCTGTTATAAAAGTTTGGAAAGCTGGGTAAGAATTTCCTCTACGCCCTCCCATAACTGTTCCTGCCGCTGGGATATATCCTCCAAGTCAGCATCATAAACCCGTCCAGTCTCATGCACTTTACGGGTCAGCTGGTTTAAGTTGTTGCTGCTTCGGCGCATCAGGGAAACAAGC includes these proteins:
- a CDS encoding immunity 17 family protein, yielding MNIEQITAFLQEHWYIASVLIGAVILIGAIRNWNWLCDPTGTRDAHRHSRGYRRVVFFLLGVLLIVVSIWGFVLKLK
- a CDS encoding DUF2185 domain-containing protein, whose amino-acid sequence is MMNQTEETKLLEQIEKWNDADEFSRCIEAIEAIPEQERGYLMTVKLSRAYSNLAVLGNHGVHGTDGEVDGDLIRHAIDLLESVRTQGENDPYWNSRMGYSCLMAYSSAATAYEYAKRWLSLAPDDPDAQELVRDCEKYLEEENSLELDWKEREEIIRRETIPPADDDILGHVKVHIDQYFGVYTQLLTDDSDPDHPLEIAVILPRPEHDYYTLVTVGLSRHRMDFSEERREEKLERAELLINLPRDWKLTKADCREEQWSWPIRMMLATAYFAMEDPEVGLESRTTLMEGEDGIPFAENTDLRGEILLYPGVFGEESFFCRLPGGEEVNFYQVIPLYWEELQYKLEHGSDSLLDLCPDESLEVINPHRLNVVTDREKISYDPAEMDNAADQIKKIQELHLPVDELDACNLMAFFLGWAMKRGQMSNPFISGYREIVEAVQSGKEPDLRVFILDNLDGKLSTQFFDRRGSGFAQWYAQDNRSNPYVYRRDCRNIVLAKLQDRVWNSATEEEAAYLLLPYTEKNRQSVEHLLDERFQQYLEAEFVDDPEERVARAAEGKPAVIPDWDGPLFCYASDRVAQDGCKVQIMDRLIPEREDMGWESGWAFYSGDEGDVYGEGDEYYELHCGFYDIRDICRIDPDIIPFLNLPYGTMQMRGEDGAWYEVIRDDEGEEET
- a CDS encoding DUF1273 domain-containing protein, which produces MNQYACAITGHRPTRFCFGYNEEAPLCQKLKECLLEQFRILHDEKFVRTFFVGGALGVDMWAGEQLLILRAQTGYEDIKIIVVIPFIGYDSKWPDQSRHRLKKLIQNANDSIVISHSADVSSYKKRNYYMVDHAEYLIGVFDNQKKLRSGTAQTVNYALHQGKVITLIHPDTMEITAPAP
- a CDS encoding helix-turn-helix domain-containing protein, producing the protein MDEEFIRNRITELRLKKGVSEYQMSMELGQNRSYIQAISSGRSMPSMKQFLNICEYFEITPLQFFDAQENNPQLIKKALDGMRKMSDDDLIMLIGFISRLNTEN
- a CDS encoding relaxase/mobilization nuclease domain-containing protein; the protein is MATTRIMPLHVGKGRTESRAISDIIDYVANPQKTDNGRLITGYACDSRTADAEFLLAKRQYLAATGRVRGADDVIAYHVRQSFRPGEITPEEANRLGVEFAKRFTKGNHAFVVCTHIDKSHIHNHIIWSSVSLEYDRKFRNFWGSTKAVRQLSDTICVENGLSIVENPKPHGKSYNKWLGDQAKPSHRELLRVAIDNALSQSPTDFEALLKLLQESGCEVSKRGKSYRLKLPGWEKAARMDSLGEGYGLDDLQAVLSGKKAHTPRKKIVTQAETQKVNLLVDIQAKLQAGKGAGYARWAKVFNLKQMAQTMNYLSEHNLLEYAVLEEKAAAAMAHHNELSAQIKAAEKRMAEIAVLRTHIVNYAKTREVYVDYRKAGYSKKFREEHEEEILLHQAAKNAFDEMGVKKLPKVKELQTEYAKLLEEKKKTYAEYRRSREEMRELLTAKANVDRVLKMEVEQDVEKEKDHGQR
- a CDS encoding nucleotidyl transferase AbiEii/AbiGii toxin family protein — translated: MIKTARQLKDLIRNLSREKSADAQILMRNYMMERFLERISLSEYRDKFILKGGMLVAAMVGLDARSTMDLDATIKGANVNVEDIENLISSIVTVPIDDGVKFQLKSISEIMDEAEYPGIRVSMSTTFDGVVTPLKIDISTGDAITPREVRYSFKLMLEDRSIDIWAYNLETVLAEKLETIITRTTTNTRMRDFYDIYILEQLHGTTLNPKILHDALLATAHKRGSEKYLNQAEEVFDEVENDSVMQKLWEAYRKKFSYASDLEWDVIMKAIRRLYVLCEKGISL
- a CDS encoding type IV toxin-antitoxin system AbiEi family antitoxin domain-containing protein: MMGQFEQLDQMLTAQEGMLRTSQVVSSGISKPVFYDYVRSRDLDRVAHGIYLSKDSWVDAMYLLHLRFEQAVFSHETALFFHDLTDREPIEYTVTVKTGCNPSKMKAEGIQVFTIKADLHDVGLTTAKTPFGHTVPVYDMERTICDLLRSRSRIEIQTFQGALKAYARRKDKNLRALMQYAGMFKVEKILRQYLEVLL
- a CDS encoding CD1845 family protein, whose amino-acid sequence is MKILKGLLMIITAPVILVLTLFVWLCTGLIYISGLVLGLLSTVIALLGVAVLITYSPQNGVILLVMAFLISPMGLPLAAIWLLGKVQSLKFAIQELVYG
- a CDS encoding MobC family plasmid mobilization relaxosome protein, translating into MAKRKRDMQLNFRVSAEELAVIEQKMSQFGTSNREAYLRKMALDGYVVKLELPELKELVSLMRRSSNNLNQLTRKVHETGRVYDADLEDISQRQEQLWEGVEEILTQLSKLL